In Truepera sp., the sequence GGAGGGGGGCCGTGCAGCGGCAGTGCCGGGGTTGGTACGTAGCGACCGTGTGTGACCAGGGCCTAGCAGCCGCCGCGCCGGGCTCGCCGTTTCGTAGCCGCCGCGCCGGGCTCGCTGCTTCGCAGTCGCCGCGCCTTCAACCAGACCTGAACGCCGACCGGAACTCGTTCATCACCCGCCGCTGCCGCTCGATGTAGCGCCACACCCACGCCACCAGCCCTAATGCCGCGGCGAGGAACAGCAGGGGCAGCATCAGGCCGAGCGGCTCCAGCAGCAGCGCGAAGACCATCAGGAGTCCCGCGAACAGGTGCGTTAGCGCCGTGTGGCCGTTGCTGGGCGCCAGGTCGACGGCGCTGGCGTCGTGGTAGCGCTGCGCGTAACGCGCCGCCTGCACCGCGAACGGCAGCGAGAGGAACGTGACGTAGACGGCGAATGGCGCCAAGCCCAGCAGCGGTAGGACCGCCACCAAGGCGTACGCGAGCGCGAAAACCACCAGCAGCACGTTTTTGGCGCGGCGCGTGCCGAGGCGCACCACCAGGGTCCGCTTGCGCGTCTTGGAGTCGGACTCGGCGTCGCCGAACGAGTTGATGAGCAGGACGTTCGTGACCAGCAGCGCCACGGGCAAAGACAGGAGCAGCGCCTGCCAGGAGTAGGCGCCGGTTTGCACGAAGTACGTTCCGAGCGTGATCCCCACCCCGTAAGTGGTGGCGATGAGCGCCTCCCCGACGCCCGGTGCCAGGTTGATGAACGAGAACCTACCCTCGGCCGCGGTGTAGAAGACGCCCGCTGCCAAGCCGTACAGGATCAACGGCAGCAGTCCCCAGCCGCTCACCACCAGCAGGTAGACGCCGATGACGGCAGCCACCAGGCTCAGGGCCAGCCCCCAGAAGCCCATCTCGGCGCGCGACACCAGCCCTAGCTGGATGACGCGGGAGCCGCCGCTGAACGGCCTGAGCGCCGCGCGGTTCTCGCCGTCGCGCTCGGCGTCCTTCCAGTCGTTGATCATGTTGGTTCCGACCTGCACGAGTAAGGCGGCGATCAGGGTGAGGGCGAACAGTCCTAAGTCGAGAGCGCCCATGGCGGATAGGGCCAGCGCCCCGCCCAGCAGCACCGACACGAGCGACGCCGTCAACGACAGCGGCCTGATAGCCGTACGGTACGCCCGGGCCTTCGCCAACAGGTCGTCCCAGGCGCTGGAGCGCTCCTGATTCTCGCGGAACTCGAAAACCGTAGGCGGCTGCCCCTGCAGGATCTCGGGGACGAAGCGGTACTTCACGCTATGAGGCCTCACCCGGATGAACTCCAAGCGGTCGAGGGCGCCCTGCCGCTCCATCTGCGCCACGATCGGCGAGCGATGGCGCAACAGCTCCACCGCCCGCTCGCGCCCAGCGTCGGCGACGATCTCGGCGCGGCCGATGACCTCACACTCCTCCATCTCCATGAAGGTCGCGCCCTGATGGATGAGCAGGGCCGTCTGCGGCACGTTGAGCCACTGGGTGATCTTGGGGTCACCCTTCATGCTCGTCAGGTAGATGTTGAAAGCTTCGTCTGCCGCGAAGTGCATCATGCGCAGCCTCGGCGCCCCAAGGTTGGACGTGCCGACCGCCCCAACCTCGGCCCGGGCCAGGTACGCGAGCACCTCGTCCTTCGAACGGTTCGCCATGCCTACAAGCCTAAGCTAGCTCCCGGATCGCTTTCGCTCCACAGCATGCATAGCGGCGAACCGCTTGGCGGCGCTCCGGTTCAGGTCTCCAGGCTGGGCGGGTGCTCCGGTGTGAACCCGCTATCGGTCAGCAGTTGGTCGACTTCTCTTCTCTGGCTTGGGGTGAGTTCCCAGTCGGCGGCGCGCACGTTGCGCTCGACCTGCGCCGGCGTCATGGCGCCGGCGATCACGCTGGGGATGGCGGGGTCGGCGAGGAGCCAGGCGAACGCCAGGTCGAGGAGCTCACGGCCGTGGCTTTCCGCGTAGCCGGCGAGCCTCTCCACGGCGCCCAGCACGTCCTCCGTCAGCTTGGGCTGCCACACTGCGTTGCCGGTAACACGGGTGCCGGCGGGCAGGGGCCGGCCCTTGCGGTACTTGCCGGTGAGGATGCCGCTGAACAGCGGGTAGTACGGCACGAACGCGATGCCGAGGCGGCGGCTGGTGGGCAAGACGTCCCTCTCCGCTTCGCGCCTGAGCAGGTTGTACATGTTCTGCACGCTCACGAAGCGGGGCAGGTTCTGCTCGCTCGCTACGCTGTTCGCTTCGCGCAGTTGCGCGGCGCTGAAGTTCGAGCAGCCGACCTCGCGCACCTTGCCGGCGTCGATCTGCTCCCGCAGGGCGCCGAGGGTGTCGGCGATCGGCACGTTCTCGTCGGGGTAATGGAGCTGGTACAGGTCGACGTAGTCGGTTCGCAGGCGCCTCAGGCTCGCGTCCAAGGACTTCCTGACGTAATCGGGGTGCGCGCCACCCTCCAGGCCGGCGTGCTCGTTGGCGACGCCGAACTTGGTGGTGAGGATCACCTTGTCACGCTTGCTCCTGAGGGCTTCACCAATGAACTCCTCGCTCTTCGTTGCGCCGTAAGCGTCGGCGGTGTCGATGAAGGTGGCTCCCGCGTCGATGGCGGCGCTCACGACGTCGCGAGCCCCGGCGAGGTCCAGGCGGCCACCGAAGTTGTCGGTGCCGAGCCCGACCACGGGGACGGTGAGGGAGCCAATGGTCCGCGTTCGCATGCCGCGAGTCTAGCGCGCAGGTTGCGCCGAGTTCATGCCTGCGGGACCGCGCGGATGAATGACCATGCTGCCCCAACTGCCAATCTGGCAAAATGAACGACCAGACTGGCAGAAAGGAGCTCGACGTGGCTACCTGGGTCCCCGCAGCACCCAAAGCGCCTGATGGCTCTTCGAGCTTCGTTCACACGGCAGTATTCGGACAGGAGTTGGGCTCCGAAGCCGCCTTCGAGTTGATCGACGCTGGACTGGAGAGGAGGATTCTGGACAACTTCCTGAAACTGTTCCCACAAGCGGATGACGCGGTGGGCCGGGTCTTGAGTTTGAGCGAACGCTCGCTGGCGCGGCGGCGCGGCCACGGCAGGCTCACGCCTACCGAGAGCGACCGCCTTTACCGTCTGATCGAGTTGTTCGATCAAGCCAGCAGCGTGGCGCTGAGGGTTCCGAGTGCTGTGATGCGCGGCCAGAGGAACGTTCTCCTCGATCCGGAACACCCCGGGTGGCGCAGAGTGAGCATCTCGGATCCCGAGCCGTTCTTGTTCGACTCACGCCTGCTTGGTTGAGGCCCCGCAGCCTGGCTAGACGGCCATGTGTCGTTCGCCCGGCGCCGGGAGATTAAGTCAAATTTTGTGCGTCGTCACTAGCCTGGAGGCATGAACCTTCAACGGCACGGACTCCCACGCCTTCTGCTCCTCGTGTTCCTTATCCTCTCTCTCGCCGCTTGCGGTTCGGCACCGACCCCGCCAGGCGGCGGTGGTCCCAAGCCCAAACCGACCGACCCGATTCCCAACCCACCTGAAACGTCAACCCTGAGCATCGAAGGCCTGACGCTCACGCCGAGCCTCGCGCCGGAGGGCGGCTCCGTGTTGGTGGCGTTCACGGTTCACAACCGTGGCGCCGACGCGGTCCCGGCTTCCACCACCGTCCTTCGCCTCAACGGCAGCGCGCGCGAGGTCCGGACCGGGGACGCCGTCCTCGCGGAGTTGGCAACCCCACAACTGCAGCCGGGAGATGCGAAGGCGTTCAGCGAGATGGTCGCGCTGGGCGGCACGCCCTTGGGCGCTTACTTCTTGTGGGTGCTGGCGGGGGCCGAGGACGACACGGCGCACGCGGCCGCGCCGCTCGGCGTGGCGCTACCCGCCTGCGAAGCTCCGCAAGTGGTGGTCGACATACCGGACGCTTCTCTTCGCCAGTACCTTACCGAGGCCCTCACGGTCAGTGGCGAGCTCAGGTGCG encodes:
- a CDS encoding aldo/keto reductase, with the translated sequence MRTRTIGSLTVPVVGLGTDNFGGRLDLAGARDVVSAAIDAGATFIDTADAYGATKSEEFIGEALRSKRDKVILTTKFGVANEHAGLEGGAHPDYVRKSLDASLRRLRTDYVDLYQLHYPDENVPIADTLGALREQIDAGKVREVGCSNFSAAQLREANSVASEQNLPRFVSVQNMYNLLRREAERDVLPTSRRLGIAFVPYYPLFSGILTGKYRKGRPLPAGTRVTGNAVWQPKLTEDVLGAVERLAGYAESHGRELLDLAFAWLLADPAIPSVIAGAMTPAQVERNVRAADWELTPSQRREVDQLLTDSGFTPEHPPSLET
- a CDS encoding prenyltransferase is translated as MANRSKDEVLAYLARAEVGAVGTSNLGAPRLRMMHFAADEAFNIYLTSMKGDPKITQWLNVPQTALLIHQGATFMEMEECEVIGRAEIVADAGRERAVELLRHRSPIVAQMERQGALDRLEFIRVRPHSVKYRFVPEILQGQPPTVFEFRENQERSSAWDDLLAKARAYRTAIRPLSLTASLVSVLLGGALALSAMGALDLGLFALTLIAALLVQVGTNMINDWKDAERDGENRAALRPFSGGSRVIQLGLVSRAEMGFWGLALSLVAAVIGVYLLVVSGWGLLPLILYGLAAGVFYTAAEGRFSFINLAPGVGEALIATTYGVGITLGTYFVQTGAYSWQALLLSLPVALLVTNVLLINSFGDAESDSKTRKRTLVVRLGTRRAKNVLLVVFALAYALVAVLPLLGLAPFAVYVTFLSLPFAVQAARYAQRYHDASAVDLAPSNGHTALTHLFAGLLMVFALLLEPLGLMLPLLFLAAALGLVAWVWRYIERQRRVMNEFRSAFRSG
- a CDS encoding antitoxin Xre-like helix-turn-helix domain-containing protein, coding for MNDQTGRKELDVATWVPAAPKAPDGSSSFVHTAVFGQELGSEAAFELIDAGLERRILDNFLKLFPQADDAVGRVLSLSERSLARRRGHGRLTPTESDRLYRLIELFDQASSVALRVPSAVMRGQRNVLLDPEHPGWRRVSISDPEPFLFDSRLLG